The Desulfobacterales bacterium nucleotide sequence GTGCCGATCAAGTGGAAAAACTGGCCCATTCCCTGTCCAAAAACGGCTATGGGAAATACCTGACAGACATGTTGGTTTACGAAAAGAAACAATCATGAACGTGCGCTTAACCCCTTTGCAAGGCCTGCTGATTATCGAGCCCCTTCTCTTTGGAGACCATCGCGGGTTTTTTACGGAAACTTATCATGAAGCACGGTATCGGCACGCCGGCATCTCATGCGTTTTTGTCCAGGACAATCTCTCCTATTCCATAAAAAACACCCTTCGAGGGCTTCACTTTCAGATTCATCACCCCCAAGCCAAACTGGTGCAGGTCATCTCAGGGGAAGTCTACGACGTGGCGGTTGATTTACGACGCAATTCGGCTACCTTCGGCAAATGGGAAGGGGTTTATCTAAGCTCTGAAAATATGCGGCAATTATTTATACCGGAAGGCTTTGCCCACGGATTTTGCGTTTTAAGCGACACTGCGATATTTTCTTATAAATGCTCCGATTTTTACACCCCGGGGGATGAAGGCGGTGTTATTTGGTCCGATTCAGAAATCGGTATCCCTTGGCCGGTAACCACTCCGATCATCTCCGAAAAAGATCAGTGCTATCCCCTGCTAAAGGATCTTTCACCGGACCGGTTGCCGGAAATTAGAGGATAACCCATGAAACTGCT carries:
- the rfbC gene encoding dTDP-4-dehydrorhamnose 3,5-epimerase, translated to MNVRLTPLQGLLIIEPLLFGDHRGFFTETYHEARYRHAGISCVFVQDNLSYSIKNTLRGLHFQIHHPQAKLVQVISGEVYDVAVDLRRNSATFGKWEGVYLSSENMRQLFIPEGFAHGFCVLSDTAIFSYKCSDFYTPGDEGGVIWSDSEIGIPWPVTTPIISEKDQCYPLLKDLSPDRLPEIRG